One stretch of Streptomyces peucetius DNA includes these proteins:
- a CDS encoding 3-hydroxyacyl-CoA dehydrogenase NAD-binding domain-containing protein, producing MSEPTTIRWEQDETGVVTLVLDDPNQSANTMNQAFKASITAIADRVEAEQDSIRGIVFTSAKKTFFAGGDLKEMIQAGPDDAQFVFEAGMGIKRALRRIETIGKPVVAAINGAALGGGYEIALACHHRIALDAPGSKIGLPEVTLGLLPAGGGVTRTVRLMGIADALLKVLLQGTQYSPARALENGLVHEVATTEKEMLAKARAFIDANPASQQPWDVKGYKIPGGTPSNPKFAANLPAFPANLRKQTAGAPYPAPRNILAAAVEGSQVDFETAQVIEARYFTELVTGAIAKNMMQAFFFDLQAVNAGRSRPQGVEPRPVRKVAVLGAGMMGAGIAYSCARAGMDVVLKDVTAEAAAKGKGYSENLCAKAVSRGRTTQEKADALLARITPTAEAADLAGCDAVIEAVFEDTALKHKVFQEIQDVVEPDALLCSNTSTLPITVLAEGVSRPDDFIGLHFFSPVDKMPLVEIIKGERTGDEALARAFDLVRQINKTPIVVNDSRGFFTSRVIGQFINEGVAMVGEGVDPVSVEQAAAQAGYPAKVLSLMDELTLTLPRKIRNETKRAVEEAGGTWAGHPSDTVIDRMVDEFGRTGRSGGAGFYDYDEDGRRTGLWPGLREHFTREDADVPFDDMKERMLFSEALDTVRCLEENVLTSVADANIGSIMGIGFPAWTGGALQYINGYEGGPAGFLARARELAERYGERFQPPALLVEKAERGEVFTDA from the coding sequence ATGAGCGAGCCCACCACCATCCGCTGGGAACAGGACGAGACCGGCGTCGTCACCCTCGTCCTCGACGACCCGAACCAGTCCGCCAACACCATGAACCAGGCCTTCAAGGCCTCGATCACCGCGATCGCCGACCGGGTGGAGGCCGAACAGGACTCCATCCGCGGCATCGTCTTCACCTCCGCCAAGAAGACCTTCTTCGCGGGCGGCGACCTCAAGGAGATGATCCAGGCAGGGCCCGACGACGCACAGTTCGTCTTCGAGGCGGGCATGGGCATCAAACGCGCCCTGCGCCGCATCGAGACCATCGGCAAGCCCGTCGTCGCCGCCATCAACGGCGCGGCCCTCGGCGGCGGTTACGAGATCGCCCTCGCCTGCCACCACCGCATCGCGCTCGACGCGCCCGGTTCCAAGATCGGTCTGCCCGAGGTCACCCTCGGCCTGCTCCCGGCCGGCGGCGGCGTCACCCGCACCGTACGGCTCATGGGCATCGCCGACGCCCTGCTGAAGGTACTGCTCCAGGGCACCCAGTACAGCCCGGCGCGGGCGCTGGAGAACGGCCTGGTCCACGAAGTGGCCACCACCGAGAAGGAGATGCTCGCGAAGGCCCGTGCCTTCATCGACGCCAACCCCGCCTCGCAGCAGCCGTGGGACGTCAAGGGCTACAAGATCCCCGGCGGCACCCCGTCCAACCCGAAGTTCGCCGCCAACCTCCCCGCGTTCCCCGCGAACCTGCGCAAGCAGACCGCGGGCGCCCCCTACCCGGCGCCGCGCAACATCCTCGCGGCCGCCGTCGAGGGCTCCCAGGTCGACTTCGAGACCGCACAGGTCATCGAGGCCCGCTACTTCACCGAGCTGGTCACCGGCGCGATCGCCAAGAACATGATGCAGGCGTTCTTCTTCGACCTGCAGGCCGTCAACGCCGGCCGCAGCCGCCCGCAGGGCGTCGAGCCGCGTCCCGTGCGCAAGGTCGCCGTCCTCGGCGCCGGCATGATGGGCGCGGGCATCGCGTACTCCTGCGCCCGCGCCGGGATGGACGTCGTCCTCAAGGACGTCACCGCCGAGGCCGCCGCCAAGGGCAAGGGCTACTCGGAGAACCTGTGCGCCAAGGCCGTGTCCCGGGGACGCACCACCCAGGAGAAGGCCGACGCGCTGCTCGCCCGGATCACGCCGACCGCCGAAGCCGCCGATCTCGCGGGCTGTGACGCCGTGATCGAGGCCGTCTTCGAGGACACGGCGCTCAAGCACAAGGTCTTCCAGGAGATCCAGGACGTCGTCGAGCCCGACGCGCTGCTCTGCTCCAACACCTCCACCCTCCCCATCACCGTCCTCGCCGAAGGAGTCTCGCGGCCGGACGACTTCATCGGGCTGCACTTCTTCTCGCCCGTCGACAAGATGCCGCTGGTGGAGATCATCAAGGGCGAGCGCACCGGCGACGAAGCGCTGGCCCGCGCCTTCGACCTGGTCCGGCAGATCAACAAGACGCCGATCGTCGTCAACGACTCCCGCGGCTTCTTCACCTCCCGCGTCATCGGCCAGTTCATCAACGAGGGCGTCGCGATGGTCGGCGAGGGCGTCGACCCCGTCTCCGTCGAGCAGGCGGCCGCGCAGGCCGGCTACCCGGCGAAGGTGCTGTCCCTGATGGACGAGCTGACCCTCACCCTGCCGCGGAAGATCCGCAACGAGACGAAGCGGGCGGTCGAGGAGGCGGGCGGCACGTGGGCCGGCCACCCCTCCGACACGGTGATCGACCGGATGGTCGACGAGTTCGGCCGCACCGGCCGCAGCGGCGGCGCGGGCTTCTACGACTACGACGAGGACGGCAGGCGCACCGGCCTGTGGCCGGGCCTGCGCGAGCACTTCACTCGCGAGGACGCCGACGTCCCCTTCGACGACATGAAGGAGCGGATGCTCTTCTCCGAGGCGCTGGACACCGTCCGCTGCCTCGAGGAGAACGTCCTCACCTCGGTCGCCGACGCGAACATCGGCTCCATCATGGGCATCGGCTTCCCGGCGTGGACGGGCGGGGCCCTGCAGTACATCAACGGCTACGAGGGCGGCCCGGCCGGCTTCCTGGCCCGCGCCCGTGAGCTGGCGGAGCGCTACGGCGAGCGCTTCCAGCCGCCCGCGCTGCTGGTGGAGAAGGCCGAGCGCGGCGAGGTGTTCACCGACGCGTGA
- a CDS encoding DUF2087 domain-containing protein, whose translation MADQGTSSARSVHALFSQGRLTAIPRKPARREQLLAHLAETLFEPGRDYTEREVNNALLAVHDDCAALRRYLVVAGLLTRTKDGGSYRRGR comes from the coding sequence ATGGCCGATCAAGGAACGAGCTCCGCGCGCAGCGTCCACGCCCTCTTCTCCCAGGGGCGGCTGACCGCGATCCCCCGTAAACCGGCCCGCCGCGAGCAGCTGCTCGCGCACCTCGCCGAGACGCTCTTCGAACCGGGCCGCGACTACACGGAGCGCGAGGTCAACAACGCGCTGCTCGCCGTGCACGACGACTGTGCGGCGCTGCGCCGCTATCTCGTGGTCGCCGGGCTGCTGACCCGGACGAAGGACGGCGGCAGCTACCGGCGGGGCCGGTAG
- a CDS encoding MerR family transcriptional regulator — protein sequence MATGTEEPTLTVDELAARAGVTVRTIRFYSTRGLLPPPVIGPRRVGHYGSEHVSRLALIEELQHQGMTLAAIERYLGQLPTDLSAQDLAIHRALVASWAPESAEEVGREELERRAGRALSEQDVDRLAAMGVLDRAGAGAYRLDGGLLRLGVELLDVPIAHETILASRTVLLEHARAAAQDLSRLFREEVWGPYRAREADSDHVAAMKSLSAHMQPMVIQALVTAFQRSLREELRAAFTTEEP from the coding sequence ATGGCGACCGGGACCGAGGAGCCGACGCTCACCGTCGACGAACTGGCCGCACGCGCCGGGGTCACCGTGCGCACCATCCGGTTCTACAGCACTCGCGGTCTGCTGCCTCCGCCCGTGATCGGTCCCCGCCGGGTCGGGCACTACGGCAGTGAGCACGTCTCCCGGCTGGCGCTGATCGAGGAGCTCCAGCACCAGGGGATGACGCTCGCCGCGATCGAGCGCTATCTGGGGCAGCTGCCTACCGACCTGAGCGCGCAGGATCTCGCGATCCACCGTGCGCTGGTGGCCTCGTGGGCCCCGGAGTCGGCGGAGGAGGTCGGCCGGGAGGAGCTGGAGCGCAGGGCGGGCCGGGCGCTGTCGGAGCAGGATGTCGACCGGCTGGCCGCAATGGGCGTCCTGGACCGGGCCGGGGCGGGCGCGTACCGGCTCGACGGCGGTCTGCTGCGGCTCGGCGTGGAGCTGCTGGACGTGCCGATCGCGCACGAGACGATCCTCGCCTCCCGTACGGTGCTGCTGGAGCACGCGCGGGCCGCGGCCCAGGACCTGAGCCGGCTCTTCCGTGAGGAGGTCTGGGGCCCCTACCGTGCGCGTGAGGCGGACTCCGACCATGTGGCGGCCATGAAGTCGCTGTCCGCCCATATGCAGCCGATGGTGATCCAGGCCCTGGTGACGGCGTTCCAGCGGTCGCTTCGGGAGGAGCTGCGGGCGGCGTTCACGACCGAGGAGCCCTAG